The Candidatus Bipolaricaulota bacterium genome contains a region encoding:
- a CDS encoding DEAD/DEAH box helicase, producing the protein MNGIVDRIRRTPWYRGQIAHVARVPAERARPATLALHPRLRAYLDARGITLYHHQGEAISALREGKDVIITTPTASGKTLAFNIPILERMIVDEDACALYIYPLKALANDQLGKLRALERGCGLELHPATYDGDTPTGSRGRIKAHARIVLTNPHALHHYLPWHHQWARFFRNLRFIVIDEAHTYRGVFGANVALLLRRLYRILEHYGAHPQVILSSASIANPTEYARLLTGRDAVAITESAAGRGERTIVFWDGLVDPDVPLYLQAARLLATITSQGIQTICFTRSRAQAEL; encoded by the coding sequence ATGAACGGGATCGTTGACCGGATAAGGAGGACCCCCTGGTACCGGGGGCAGATCGCCCACGTGGCGCGAGTCCCGGCGGAGAGGGCCCGACCGGCGACGCTCGCGCTTCACCCCCGCCTCCGCGCGTACCTCGACGCACGCGGGATCACCCTGTATCACCACCAGGGGGAGGCGATCAGCGCACTGCGGGAGGGGAAGGACGTGATCATCACGACTCCGACCGCGTCCGGGAAGACGCTCGCGTTCAACATCCCGATCCTCGAGCGGATGATCGTGGATGAAGACGCGTGCGCCCTGTACATCTACCCGCTCAAGGCGCTCGCCAACGACCAGCTCGGCAAGCTCCGTGCCCTGGAGCGCGGCTGCGGGCTCGAGCTTCACCCCGCCACCTACGACGGAGACACCCCGACCGGAAGCCGGGGACGGATCAAGGCCCACGCGCGGATCGTCCTCACCAACCCCCACGCCCTCCACCACTATCTCCCCTGGCACCACCAATGGGCCCGGTTCTTCCGTAACCTGCGGTTCATCGTGATCGACGAGGCACACACCTACCGCGGGGTGTTCGGGGCGAACGTCGCGCTCCTCCTGCGTCGGTTGTACCGGATCCTCGAGCATTACGGGGCTCATCCCCAGGTGATCCTCTCCTCGGCCTCGATCGCCAACCCGACCGAGTACGCCCGCCTCCTCACCGGACGCGACGCGGTAGCGATCACCGAATCCGCCGCCGGGAGGGGGGAGAGGACGATCGTGTTCTGGGACGGGCTCGTCGATCCCGACGTTCCCCTCTACCTCCAGGCGGCGCGCCTCCTCGCAACGATCACCTCCCAGGGGATCCAGACGATCTGTTTCACCCGCTCCCGCGCCCAGGCCGAGCTCG
- a CDS encoding HU family DNA-binding protein, producing the protein MNKGEFVDKLAAKTGFTKKDARKALDAMIELITDALASNEEVLLTGFGKFEARARKESKRINPQTQKRITVPKKVVPAFKPGKNLKDIVAKKLKAVKVGSELKVKKG; encoded by the coding sequence GTGAACAAAGGAGAGTTCGTAGACAAGCTGGCGGCCAAGACCGGTTTTACGAAGAAGGATGCGCGTAAGGCACTGGATGCGATGATCGAACTGATCACCGACGCGCTGGCTTCTAACGAGGAGGTCCTTCTGACCGGATTCGGTAAGTTCGAGGCCAGGGCCCGGAAAGAATCCAAGCGGATCAATCCTCAGACCCAGAAGCGAATCACTGTCCCGAAGAAAGTTGTGCCGGCCTTTAAGCCAGGGAAGAACCTGAAGGATATCGTCGCCAAGAAGCTGAAGGCCGTCAAGGTCGGGTCTGAGCTTAAAGTGAAGAAAGGGTAG
- a CDS encoding 30S ribosomal protein S18 → MFYKRRRVCRVCERKIELDYKRPEELKQYMNRVGKILPKRATHLCAKHQRQLAREIDRARKLALLPYTAEK, encoded by the coding sequence ATGTTCTACAAGAGAAGACGTGTATGCCGTGTATGTGAGCGCAAGATCGAACTCGATTACAAGCGTCCGGAAGAACTGAAGCAGTACATGAACCGGGTGGGGAAGATCCTCCCCAAGCGGGCGACCCACCTGTGCGCCAAGCACCAACGCCAACTGGCGCGTGAGATCGACCGGGCGCGCAAGCTCGCTCTCCTTCCCTACACCGCCGAGAAATAA
- the rpsF gene encoding 30S ribosomal protein S6, producing the protein MREYEIVYVIKPDLSDEERAEKVARIQSLITDHNGEVEDMDDWGKRVLAYEIKHYSEGYYGLINFRLPPESVAAVEERLNIDEDLLRYQIVCRTKKR; encoded by the coding sequence GTGAGAGAATACGAGATTGTTTACGTCATTAAACCCGACCTCTCCGACGAGGAGCGGGCGGAGAAGGTTGCGCGCATTCAAAGCCTGATCACCGACCACAACGGTGAGGTCGAGGACATGGACGATTGGGGTAAGCGGGTACTGGCGTACGAGATAAAGCACTATTCCGAGGGGTATTACGGGCTGATCAACTTTCGCCTCCCTCCGGAGTCGGTAGCCGCGGTGGAGGAGCGGCTGAACATCGACGAAGATCTCCTCCGCTATCAGATCGTCTGCCGGACGAAGAAGAGGTAG
- a CDS encoding single-stranded DNA-binding protein — MSASLNKVILIGNLTSDPELRYTAGGTARVRFSIAINRQYKDASGQLQEETTFVPIVAWGTQAENCANYLSKGRSVAVEGRLRIDSFENADGERKKVVEVVANNVQFLGGPRSTEPGAVTPPPEAAEDSGDKGTDEEVPF; from the coding sequence ATGAGTGCCAGCCTGAACAAGGTGATCCTGATCGGGAACCTGACCTCTGACCCGGAGCTTCGCTACACCGCGGGCGGAACAGCGCGGGTGCGGTTCTCGATCGCGATAAACCGCCAGTACAAGGACGCCTCCGGCCAGCTGCAGGAGGAGACGACGTTCGTTCCGATCGTCGCGTGGGGGACGCAGGCGGAGAACTGCGCCAACTACCTATCCAAGGGGAGATCGGTCGCAGTCGAGGGGAGACTGCGGATCGACTCGTTCGAGAACGCCGACGGCGAGAGGAAGAAGGTGGTTGAGGTCGTGGCGAACAACGTCCAGTTCCTCGGCGGCCCCCGCAGCACCGAGCCGGGAGCGGTTACGCCCCCTCCGGAAGCGGCGGAAGACAGTGGAGACAAGGGAACAGATGAGGAGGTTCCGTTTTAG
- a CDS encoding acetate--CoA ligase family protein translates to MKPRRDIRSLLRPRAVAIVGASPRPGSVGGEILRNVVRNGYKGDVYPVNPKYAEIDGMRCYASVRDLSGPVDLAVIAVRRDLAVRVVDECGNAKIPNVVMITAGFKESGPAGAKLEEELRKTADQYGINLIGPNCMGIINSSPDVSLNASFSRFFPQPGEVAFISQSGSLGETFLEFFERMGIGVSVFVNLGNRAGLTENDILAGIADDPGIRTILFYLESFSDPRGLRELVEEIGSEKRILMLKAGRTRAGAAAAASHTGALATPDAVVDAFLRQSGIIRVLSIEEVLIALRALRHPTLPHGNRVAILTNAGGAGILAADACERVGLSVPRFSDGVRRALAEFLPPEASTGNPVDMIATAGADDYSRALAVTLAEADAALVIFRPPLVLTGGVEEVAEGIIAQRREKPIVACTLSESPAAQPFRDALTRAGIPVYTMPDAGVRALAFLHRARKQGPAYQPDPFVPDRARAARAVAAAKSAGHRTLSFSQGAEVLTAYGIPVCPYAYADEAGIDEFIDQVGFPIVAKIDAPGLLHRFERGAVITGITDRDALDRAIEALTRIMQEEGLRGRVLLQPMLAGRELIFGMERDPLFGPVLMFGVGGTLVEALHDVAFGVAPVSPEQAEGMIRSIRAFPLLGPFRGQPPIAIFPLARFIHRLGRLGLDHPEIAEVDVNPFIAGESSAAVDILIKLGE, encoded by the coding sequence ATGAAGCCACGTCGAGATATCCGTTCGCTCCTTCGCCCGCGTGCAGTGGCGATCGTCGGAGCAAGCCCGCGGCCCGGTTCCGTCGGAGGGGAGATCCTGCGGAACGTCGTACGGAACGGGTACAAGGGCGATGTCTATCCCGTCAATCCGAAATACGCAGAGATCGATGGAATGCGGTGTTACGCCTCTGTGCGCGATCTGTCCGGCCCGGTCGACCTCGCGGTGATCGCGGTGCGGCGCGATCTGGCGGTTCGGGTGGTCGATGAATGCGGAAACGCCAAGATCCCGAATGTCGTCATGATCACCGCCGGATTCAAGGAATCGGGGCCGGCTGGGGCGAAGCTCGAGGAGGAGCTGCGCAAGACCGCGGATCAGTACGGGATCAACCTGATCGGCCCGAACTGCATGGGGATCATCAACAGCTCTCCGGACGTGTCGCTGAACGCCTCCTTTTCCCGGTTCTTCCCGCAACCGGGCGAAGTGGCGTTCATCTCCCAGAGCGGTTCCCTGGGGGAGACCTTTCTGGAGTTCTTCGAGCGGATGGGGATCGGGGTGTCGGTGTTCGTCAACCTCGGGAACCGGGCCGGCCTGACCGAGAACGACATCCTCGCCGGGATCGCCGATGATCCCGGCATCCGTACGATCCTCTTCTACCTGGAGAGCTTCTCCGACCCCAGAGGCCTACGGGAGCTGGTGGAGGAAATCGGAAGCGAGAAGAGGATCCTGATGCTGAAGGCGGGGCGAACGCGCGCCGGAGCGGCCGCCGCCGCCTCCCACACCGGGGCGCTCGCCACCCCGGATGCGGTGGTCGATGCGTTCCTGCGCCAGAGCGGGATCATCCGTGTGTTATCCATCGAGGAAGTGCTCATCGCCCTGCGGGCTCTCCGCCATCCCACCCTCCCGCATGGCAATCGGGTTGCGATCCTCACCAATGCCGGCGGGGCCGGGATCCTCGCCGCCGACGCGTGCGAACGGGTAGGGCTGAGCGTCCCCCGGTTCTCGGACGGGGTGCGCCGCGCACTAGCGGAGTTCCTCCCGCCGGAGGCGAGCACCGGGAATCCGGTCGACATGATCGCCACCGCCGGGGCCGATGACTACTCCCGTGCCCTTGCCGTCACCCTCGCGGAGGCGGACGCCGCTCTCGTCATCTTCCGTCCCCCCCTCGTCCTCACCGGAGGAGTGGAGGAAGTGGCAGAAGGGATAATCGCGCAGAGGCGGGAAAAGCCGATCGTGGCGTGTACCTTGAGCGAGAGCCCGGCGGCACAGCCGTTCCGGGACGCCCTCACCCGCGCCGGGATCCCGGTCTACACCATGCCCGACGCAGGGGTGCGGGCGCTCGCCTTCCTCCACCGCGCCAGGAAGCAAGGGCCGGCATACCAGCCGGACCCGTTTGTTCCGGACCGGGCGCGTGCTGCCCGTGCCGTTGCCGCCGCGAAATCAGCCGGGCACCGTACCCTATCGTTCTCCCAAGGGGCGGAAGTCCTCACCGCATATGGGATCCCGGTCTGTCCGTACGCCTACGCGGATGAAGCCGGGATAGACGAATTCATCGATCAGGTCGGATTCCCCATCGTGGCGAAGATCGACGCTCCCGGACTCCTGCACCGGTTCGAGCGTGGAGCGGTTATCACCGGGATCACCGATCGGGACGCACTCGACCGGGCGATCGAGGCGCTCACGCGGATCATGCAGGAGGAGGGGCTTCGCGGGAGAGTCCTCCTCCAGCCGATGCTCGCCGGACGGGAGCTGATCTTCGGAATGGAGCGCGATCCCTTGTTCGGGCCGGTGCTGATGTTCGGGGTGGGGGGAACGCTCGTTGAGGCGCTGCATGACGTGGCATTCGGGGTCGCTCCGGTCTCGCCCGAGCAAGCCGAGGGGATGATCCGCTCGATCCGTGCCTTCCCGCTTCTCGGGCCGTTCCGGGGGCAACCGCCGATCGCCATCTTCCCCCTCGCCCGGTTTATCCACCGGCTGGGACGGCTCGGGCTCGATCATCCGGAGATCGCGGAAGTGGACGTCAACCCGTTCATCGCCGGAGAGAGCAGCGCGGCGGTGGATATCTTGATCAAACTCGGGGAATAA
- a CDS encoding ribonuclease H-like domain-containing protein has product MADIDRIVGWLTDRARRSVHSAPLESRVPGDVHRSASGTCYRIESRAPVRIALPAADEAISAVLSELRLLYGIGRASAERLTEDGYGTIGDLLSHPRWSAAAQSLLEHWGDPPDLHRVYTTMSYWLPASHPLFLILPGLAPLPRICFFDLETLGLYGSPIFLAGLGRPTSAGEIAITQYFARGMEEELGLLEAIRDELSDCLFLITYNGKAFDWTTTRARLAFYSLPFPPDPLHLDLLPHARRRFRGALPDARLETVEQGVLGIARKGDVPSEEVPRCYEDYLATGDPAPILPVIAHNRQDVETLALLYSHFLADERDR; this is encoded by the coding sequence ATGGCGGACATCGATCGGATCGTGGGGTGGTTGACCGACCGCGCGCGGCGGTCCGTTCATTCGGCGCCGCTTGAATCCCGGGTGCCGGGGGATGTACATCGCAGCGCGAGCGGGACATGCTACCGGATTGAGTCCCGCGCTCCGGTGCGGATTGCACTTCCAGCGGCGGATGAGGCGATAAGCGCTGTCCTCTCCGAGCTTCGCCTCCTCTACGGGATCGGCCGGGCGAGCGCGGAGAGATTGACCGAAGACGGATACGGTACGATCGGGGACCTCCTTTCCCATCCCCGCTGGAGCGCAGCGGCGCAGTCGCTCCTCGAGCATTGGGGTGACCCACCCGACCTCCATCGCGTCTACACGACGATGTCCTACTGGCTCCCTGCCTCTCACCCCCTCTTTCTTATCCTCCCCGGGCTCGCTCCGCTCCCCCGCATCTGCTTCTTCGACCTGGAGACCCTCGGCCTGTACGGGTCACCGATCTTCCTCGCCGGGCTCGGCCGCCCGACCTCCGCGGGTGAGATCGCGATCACCCAGTACTTCGCGCGGGGGATGGAGGAGGAGCTCGGGCTGCTCGAGGCGATCAGGGATGAACTCTCAGATTGCCTGTTTCTCATCACCTACAACGGGAAGGCGTTCGACTGGACGACGACCCGCGCCCGACTCGCGTTCTATTCGCTTCCTTTCCCGCCCGATCCCCTCCACCTCGATCTCCTCCCCCACGCCCGCCGCCGGTTTCGGGGTGCCCTCCCCGACGCTCGACTGGAGACGGTCGAGCAAGGGGTGCTCGGGATCGCGCGGAAGGGCGACGTCCCGAGCGAGGAGGTTCCCCGCTGCTACGAGGACTACCTGGCGACCGGAGATCCGGCCCCAATCCTCCCGGTGATCGCGCACAACCGCCAGGACGTGGAGACCCTCGCCCTCCTCTACTCCCATTTCCTCGCCGATGAACGGGATCGTTGA